ATGGGCCTTAAAACCAAGGGCGAGGCGGCCGTGGAAATCGCAGCCGGCGTCACCACCGCCCTGGAACAGGCCAGGCTCGTCGAGGGCCTGACCGGCCCGCGCATCGACACCTGCGGCACCGGCGGCGACAACACCTGCTCCTTTAACTGCTCCACTGCCGTGGCCCTATATCTCGCGGCCATGGGCCACAAGGTGGTCAAGCACGGCAACCGCGCCGTATCGAGCGCCTGCGGCAGCGCCGACGCCGTGGAATCCCTCGGCTTTCCGCTCGTCGTCGAACCCGACGCCGTGGCCGCCGAACTGGCCAAGCACAATTTCGTCTTTCTCTTCGCCCCTAACTACCACCCGGCCTTTAAGCGCATCGGACCCATCCGCAAGGAACTCGGCGCGCGCACGCTCTTTAACCTCATGGGACCGCTGTTAAATCCCGCCCGGCCCACCCACCAGATTTTAGGCGTGCCCACTGCCCGCCACGTCCCGCTTATGGCCGAAGTGCTGGCGCTGACCGGCCTTTCTTGCGGCGCTGTGG
This sequence is a window from Desulfovibrio sp. TomC. Protein-coding genes within it:
- the trpD gene encoding anthranilate phosphoribosyltransferase — protein: MEKHVECLELLAIGKDLPKELAAYAFRAMYTGEMPASCVGAFLMGLKTKGEAAVEIAAGVTTALEQARLVEGLTGPRIDTCGTGGDNTCSFNCSTAVALYLAAMGHKVVKHGNRAVSSACGSADAVESLGFPLVVEPDAVAAELAKHNFVFLFAPNYHPAFKRIGPIRKELGARTLFNLMGPLLNPARPTHQILGVPTARHVPLMAEVLALTGLSCGAVVHGAGGFDELTPFGPADVCWVKDGWLKKERIDPVTLGVAEGKLSDVVVSGRDEAVAVLKNILAGQGTQAMLDMVALNLGCALHLLEGDLSLKQGVAKARDAIAAGAAAAFFKDVFHA